A single window of Hymenobacter sp. APR13 DNA harbors:
- a CDS encoding glycerophosphodiester phosphodiesterase family protein, giving the protein MSTLTPFSAPPEVHGHRGCRGLFPENTLPAFLHAVRLGVAVLELDVVLSADGQVVVSHEPWMSATICLDPAGQPIPAATQQQHNLYQMPYAQVRRYDCGQLPHPVFPTQQNLPAHKPLLREVVLAVDELARELGRIPPRFSLEVKSEPAGDNLFHPAPAAYVAVVVEELRRLGLVPRTTLLSFDRRILQQVRRQLPELPLCLLIEDDVPLASHLQQLGFTPQVVGPHHALATPQLLAEARQAGMLVVPWTVNNPADMLRLMALGVAGITTDYPDRLLPLYPSGQRAE; this is encoded by the coding sequence ATGTCTACTCTCACGCCTTTTTCTGCGCCTCCCGAAGTGCATGGCCACCGTGGCTGCCGCGGCCTGTTTCCGGAGAATACGCTGCCCGCTTTCCTGCATGCCGTCCGCCTCGGAGTAGCCGTGCTGGAGCTGGATGTGGTGCTGTCGGCCGATGGGCAGGTGGTGGTGTCGCACGAGCCCTGGATGAGCGCCACCATCTGCCTCGACCCCGCCGGCCAGCCTATTCCGGCCGCCACCCAGCAGCAGCACAACCTCTACCAGATGCCCTACGCTCAGGTCCGGCGCTACGACTGTGGGCAGCTGCCGCACCCCGTTTTTCCGACGCAGCAAAACCTGCCGGCGCACAAGCCGCTGCTCCGCGAAGTCGTGCTTGCCGTGGATGAACTGGCTCGGGAGCTGGGCCGGATTCCGCCCCGCTTCAGCCTCGAAGTGAAGAGCGAGCCGGCCGGCGACAACCTGTTTCACCCGGCCCCGGCGGCCTACGTGGCAGTGGTGGTAGAGGAGCTGCGGCGCCTCGGGCTGGTGCCGCGCACCACACTCCTGAGCTTCGACCGACGCATCCTGCAGCAGGTGCGGCGCCAGCTGCCGGAGCTGCCGCTGTGCCTGCTCATCGAAGACGACGTACCCCTGGCCAGCCACCTGCAGCAGCTCGGTTTCACCCCCCAGGTGGTAGGCCCGCACCACGCGCTGGCGACGCCGCAGCTGCTTGCTGAAGCCCGGCAGGCCGGCATGCTGGTAGTGCCCTGGACGGTCAACAACCCCGCCGATATGCTGCGCCTAATGGCGCTGGGCGTAGCCGGAATTACCACCGATTATCCCGACCGGCTGTTGCCGCTTTACCCCTCCGGACAGCGCGCAGAGTAG
- a CDS encoding ABC transporter ATP-binding protein produces MSQPILSVRNLTIDFNSHRGNTRAVQDISFDLHRGETLAIVGESGSGKSVTSLALMGLIPLPPGRIVSGEARFQSEALGEVDLLQLTDKQLQQVRGNDIGMIFQEPMTSLNPVYTCGSQVVEALRLHTPLSEKEAEARTVELFTMAQLPRPEKIFTSYPHEISGGQKQRVMIAMAMACNPAILIADEPTTALDVTVQARMLRLIDDLRRQHNTAVIFITHDLGVVAEIADRILVMYRGRVVEQGPVLDIFTNPQHPYTKGLLACRPKLSVGRKKLPVVADFMRETAEGGFISTETDFTQVVDGLAPEVPASTSHNDGETAKTFPVEHRVSRPETPEFGLETAPSLESGQPLLTSNGATSGAANSPEGFVVPLPLNDAATPATPAAASFNDSGTTRPSATHGTTAPLLQVENLNVHFPIRKGFFNRKPEFVRAVDGVSFEVYPGETVGLVGESGCGKTTLGRALLRLVEPTSGSILFEGEDLARLPAEQLRRRRREFQMVFQDPYAALNPMMTVGEAILEPMRVHGVGGTRQEQKARVLELLRTVGLTEAQYQRYPHEFSGGQRQRICIARALALQPKCIICDESVSALDVSVQAQVLNLLNDLKREFGITYLFITHDLSVARFMSDRLLVMRQGQIVESGPAADIYANPQHEYTKQLLAAIPKDTPADIRAAVASRA; encoded by the coding sequence ATGTCCCAGCCCATTCTTTCCGTTCGCAACCTCACCATCGACTTCAACAGCCACCGTGGCAACACGCGGGCCGTGCAGGACATTTCCTTTGACCTGCATCGGGGCGAGACGCTTGCCATCGTGGGCGAGTCGGGCTCGGGCAAGTCGGTGACGTCGCTGGCGCTGATGGGGCTGATTCCGCTGCCGCCCGGCCGGATTGTGAGCGGCGAAGCGCGGTTTCAGAGCGAGGCGCTAGGGGAGGTGGACTTGTTGCAGCTCACGGATAAGCAGCTGCAGCAAGTACGCGGAAACGACATCGGAATGATTTTTCAGGAGCCGATGACCTCGCTGAACCCCGTGTACACCTGCGGCAGCCAAGTGGTGGAGGCCCTGCGCCTGCACACCCCGCTCAGCGAGAAGGAAGCCGAGGCCCGCACCGTGGAGCTGTTCACGATGGCCCAGCTGCCGCGACCCGAGAAAATATTCACCAGCTACCCCCACGAAATCAGCGGCGGCCAGAAGCAGCGCGTGATGATTGCCATGGCCATGGCCTGCAACCCCGCCATCCTCATTGCCGACGAGCCCACCACCGCCCTCGACGTAACGGTGCAGGCCCGCATGCTCCGCCTCATCGATGACCTGCGCCGCCAGCACAACACTGCCGTCATCTTCATCACCCACGACTTGGGCGTGGTGGCCGAAATTGCCGACCGGATTCTGGTGATGTACCGCGGCCGCGTGGTAGAGCAGGGCCCCGTGCTCGACATATTCACCAATCCGCAGCACCCCTACACCAAAGGCCTGCTGGCCTGCCGCCCAAAACTTTCCGTCGGACGCAAAAAACTTCCTGTAGTGGCCGATTTCATGCGTGAAACGGCCGAAGGAGGCTTTATCAGCACTGAAACTGACTTCACGCAAGTAGTTGACGGTCTTGCCCCTGAAGTCCCCGCTTCCACCTCTCACAACGACGGTGAAACCGCCAAAACGTTCCCCGTGGAACATCGTGTTTCACGCCCTGAAACCCCGGAATTTGGCTTGGAAACGGCCCCAAGCCTGGAATCCGGCCAACCCCTGCTGACCAGCAACGGCGCCACCAGTGGTGCTGCGAATTCCCCGGAGGGGTTCGTAGTACCACTACCGTTGAACGACGCCGCCACGCCCGCCACGCCCGCTGCCGCCTCGTTCAACGATAGTGGTACCACGAGGCCCTCGGCAACTCATGGCACCACTGCCCCCTTGCTGCAGGTCGAGAATCTGAACGTGCACTTCCCGATTCGCAAGGGATTCTTCAACCGCAAGCCCGAGTTTGTGCGGGCCGTAGATGGCGTGAGCTTCGAGGTGTATCCGGGCGAAACTGTCGGGCTGGTGGGGGAGTCGGGCTGCGGCAAGACCACGCTGGGCCGGGCGCTGCTGCGGCTGGTGGAGCCAACCTCGGGCAGCATCCTGTTTGAGGGCGAAGACCTGGCCCGCCTGCCGGCCGAGCAGCTGCGCCGCCGCCGCCGCGAGTTTCAGATGGTCTTCCAGGACCCCTACGCCGCCCTCAACCCGATGATGACCGTGGGCGAGGCCATCCTGGAGCCCATGCGCGTCCATGGCGTGGGCGGCACCCGCCAGGAGCAGAAGGCCCGCGTGCTGGAGCTGCTGCGCACCGTCGGCCTCACCGAAGCCCAGTACCAGCGCTACCCGCACGAGTTCAGCGGCGGGCAGCGCCAGCGCATCTGCATTGCCCGCGCTCTGGCCCTGCAGCCCAAGTGCATCATCTGCGACGAGTCCGTGTCGGCCCTCGACGTGTCGGTGCAGGCGCAGGTGCTCAACCTGCTCAACGACCTCAAGCGCGAATTCGGCATCACCTACCTGTTCATCACCCACGACCTCTCGGTGGCCCGCTTCATGTCCGATAGGCTGCTGGTGATGCGCCAGGGCCAGATCGTGGAAAGCGGCCCCGCCGCCGACATCTACGCCAACCCCCAGCACGAGTACACCAAGCAGTTGCTGGCCGCCATCCCCAAAGACACCCCCGCCGACATCCGCGCCGCCGTAGCCAGCCGGGCGTAG
- a CDS encoding DUF721 domain-containing protein has product MKKPSKSENSRRADIVSLKDSIQSLLKAYRLQGKLNEVTVVGSWEKVMGKAVALKTQEVYVSNGKLFVRLSSAPLKHELVMAKTRVMQLINDEVGEAVIKEVVFL; this is encoded by the coding sequence GTGAAAAAACCAAGCAAATCCGAAAACTCGCGTCGTGCCGATATCGTGTCTCTGAAGGACAGTATTCAGTCGTTGCTGAAAGCCTACCGGCTGCAGGGCAAGCTCAACGAGGTGACAGTGGTAGGCAGTTGGGAGAAAGTGATGGGCAAGGCCGTGGCGCTGAAAACCCAGGAGGTGTACGTGAGCAACGGTAAGCTTTTCGTGCGGCTTTCCTCGGCCCCGCTCAAGCATGAGCTGGTGATGGCCAAGACCCGGGTGATGCAGCTCATCAACGACGAGGTAGGCGAGGCAGTCATCAAGGAAGTGGTGTTCCTATAG
- a CDS encoding DUF2939 domain-containing protein, translated as MKRLIILAVLVALAAGGYLYYQSLKASPKYALMQAANAVRTHDMADFERYVDVSSVTGSLVDQVTSQGSALGLLNPGGMMFKGALRLLKPQLAQSARQELQRYIETGSVEAAAAAAPDRLINVSMLGLAGKVVNPDSQFKDIKYVTEQGEQALVGLEFTQPKYDTTLVVELKMRNQGDHWQVKEITNTGELLKHVARLEKQRLLKGM; from the coding sequence ATGAAACGATTAATTATTCTGGCCGTGCTGGTGGCCCTGGCCGCCGGCGGCTACCTCTACTATCAGAGCCTGAAGGCAAGCCCCAAATACGCGCTGATGCAGGCCGCCAACGCCGTGCGCACCCACGACATGGCCGACTTCGAGCGCTACGTCGACGTGAGCAGTGTAACCGGCAGCCTCGTCGACCAGGTCACCAGCCAGGGCTCGGCGCTGGGGCTGCTGAACCCGGGCGGCATGATGTTTAAGGGGGCGCTGCGGCTGCTCAAGCCCCAGCTAGCGCAGTCGGCCCGCCAGGAGCTGCAGCGCTACATAGAAACCGGCTCGGTGGAAGCAGCGGCTGCTGCGGCTCCCGATAGACTGATAAACGTATCAATGCTGGGACTGGCCGGTAAGGTGGTGAACCCCGACAGCCAGTTCAAGGACATCAAGTACGTGACCGAGCAGGGTGAGCAGGCGCTGGTAGGCCTGGAGTTCACGCAGCCCAAATACGACACCACGCTGGTGGTGGAGCTGAAGATGCGCAACCAAGGCGACCATTGGCAGGTGAAGGAAATCACGAATACCGGCGAGCTGCTGAAGCACGTAGCGCGGCTGGAAAAGCAGCGCCTACTGAAAGGCATGTAG
- the recF gene encoding DNA replication/repair protein RecF (All proteins in this family for which functions are known are DNA-binding proteins that assist the filamentation of RecA onto DNA for the initiation of recombination or recombinational repair.) produces the protein MILESLQLLFFKNYDEANLRLSPRINCFIGDNGSGKTNLLDAIHYLSLTKSAFTSVDAQSIKQGEEFFVVKGRFQPADEAAEAAGPEAIQVSLRAGQKKVVARNKQPYDRIADHIGRYPAVLISPYDTDLIRQGSEERRKYFDSLISQLDHAYLELLISYNHVLRQRNSLLKLAAERQGGYDRDYLLVLDEQLVPLGLQLVAARQQFLLDFEPLFQRHYQLLADSREEVLLTYKSQLPETDFAKLLRVQERKDLALQRTTAGPHKDDFVFLMDGLPVKSYGSQGQQKSYVIALKLAQFEILAARNQQKPLLLLDDIFDRLDEKRIVRLLQLVADHTFGQIFLTDTHLDRTDLALASITEQINRFRVEAGTVRAV, from the coding sequence ATGATACTGGAAAGCCTGCAGCTGCTGTTCTTCAAAAACTACGATGAAGCGAATTTGCGCCTCTCGCCGCGCATCAACTGCTTCATCGGCGACAACGGCAGCGGCAAGACCAACCTGCTCGACGCCATCCATTACCTCTCGCTTACCAAGAGCGCCTTCACCTCTGTCGATGCCCAGAGCATCAAACAGGGCGAGGAGTTCTTCGTGGTGAAGGGCCGGTTTCAGCCCGCCGACGAGGCGGCCGAGGCGGCCGGTCCGGAAGCTATTCAGGTGAGCTTGCGCGCCGGGCAGAAAAAGGTGGTGGCCCGCAACAAGCAGCCCTACGACCGGATAGCCGACCACATCGGCCGCTACCCCGCCGTGCTCATCTCGCCCTACGACACCGACCTGATCCGGCAGGGCAGCGAGGAGCGCCGCAAGTATTTCGACAGCCTCATCTCGCAGCTCGACCACGCCTATCTGGAGCTGCTCATCTCCTACAACCATGTGCTGCGGCAGCGCAACTCGCTGCTAAAGCTGGCCGCCGAACGCCAGGGCGGCTACGACCGGGACTACCTGCTGGTGCTCGACGAACAGCTGGTGCCGCTGGGTTTGCAGCTGGTGGCAGCCCGCCAGCAGTTTCTGCTGGACTTCGAGCCGCTCTTCCAGCGCCACTATCAGCTGCTGGCCGACAGCCGGGAAGAAGTGCTGCTTACTTATAAGAGTCAGCTGCCCGAAACCGACTTCGCCAAGCTGCTTCGGGTGCAGGAGCGCAAGGACCTGGCCTTGCAGCGCACCACAGCCGGCCCGCACAAAGACGACTTCGTGTTTCTGATGGATGGGCTGCCGGTGAAGAGCTACGGCTCGCAAGGCCAGCAGAAGTCCTACGTTATTGCGCTCAAGCTGGCGCAGTTTGAAATCTTGGCGGCGCGCAACCAACAGAAGCCCCTGCTCCTGCTCGACGACATTTTCGACCGGCTCGATGAGAAGCGCATTGTGCGGCTGCTGCAGCTCGTAGCCGACCACACCTTCGGGCAGATCTTTCTCACCGACACCCACCTCGACCGTACCGACCTGGCGCTGGCCAGCATCACCGAGCAGATCAACCGGTTTCGGGTGGAGGCCGGCACGGTGCGCGCCGTGTAA
- a CDS encoding acyl-CoA thioesterase: MPPYPLPNFRPVSYSRVTLTELMIPSYANFGGKIHGGILLSLMDKVAYAAASKHAGTYCVTVSVDGVNFLQPVAVGELVSLLASVNYVGRTSLLVGIKVIAEDVRTGTVKHTNTSYFTMVAKDDDGNPTPVPGLLLETPDDTRRFVEAIKRREFNADYHRQFNDARTGMQADSLLHLLETERCQLGY; this comes from the coding sequence ATGCCTCCCTACCCTCTCCCCAACTTCCGGCCCGTGTCCTATTCCCGGGTAACGCTCACCGAGCTTATGATTCCTTCCTACGCCAACTTCGGCGGCAAGATCCACGGGGGCATCCTGCTTTCGCTCATGGACAAGGTGGCCTACGCGGCGGCCTCCAAGCACGCGGGCACCTACTGCGTCACGGTGAGCGTCGATGGGGTGAACTTCCTGCAGCCGGTGGCAGTGGGCGAACTAGTGTCGTTGCTGGCCTCGGTGAACTACGTGGGTCGCACCTCGCTGCTGGTCGGCATCAAGGTGATTGCCGAAGACGTGCGGACCGGAACCGTGAAGCATACCAATACCTCCTACTTCACGATGGTGGCCAAAGACGACGATGGCAACCCGACTCCGGTGCCAGGCCTGCTGCTAGAAACTCCCGACGATACCCGGCGTTTCGTGGAGGCCATCAAGCGGCGCGAATTCAACGCCGACTACCACCGCCAGTTCAACGATGCCCGAACTGGCATGCAGGCCGACAGCCTGCTGCACCTGCTCGAAACTGAGCGGTGCCAGCTGGGGTACTAG
- a CDS encoding PLD nuclease N-terminal domain-containing protein — protein MNKLKTLANRLPVGMLSLAMAFSLLLSSCAGRSSNGNLTIFGVFYIILAVAAFLSLIKQDWSTGKKIIWGLIIWFFPFGGSIIYFLFSGRR, from the coding sequence ATGAATAAGCTCAAAACCCTCGCCAACCGCCTGCCGGTTGGTATGCTTTCCCTGGCCATGGCCTTCTCGTTGCTGCTCAGCAGCTGCGCCGGCCGCAGCAGCAACGGCAACCTCACCATCTTCGGGGTGTTCTACATCATCCTGGCGGTGGCCGCTTTCTTGAGCCTGATCAAGCAGGACTGGTCGACGGGCAAGAAAATCATCTGGGGCCTGATCATCTGGTTCTTCCCCTTCGGTGGTTCCATCATCTACTTCCTGTTCTCAGGTCGCCGCTAG
- the rnr gene encoding ribonuclease R: MKRKDDSAAPRANRAKAAPGSPDAALISQDLVFRIFRDNPEKVLAYRQISRRLGVTTREQRDEVFSHLKALKKAGLLTLVQNDEYRLTDPANAPAAVDAGSGRSSRKNEAVPARRSARSPEAEFGQDPVVHRRREAGFDFPDAASTTDSRRRHASHADTIVGTVALATDKFAFVISEESESDVRVFTDRLRFAMQGDTVRLRLRGSRDGRPVGDVVEVLKRVRPEVVGRLQVRGGIGFVKPDNRKMYFDVFVPFENLHGAVDGEKVLVRVTEFPEDDAGRSPLGEVVRSFGQAGANEAEINAIMAEFGLPFEFPAEVEEESESISEIIPASEVERRRDFRHITTFTIDPADAKDFDDALSIQKLDNGHWEIGVHIADVTHYVRPGTALEEEAKHRATSVYLVDRVIPMLPERLSNGLCSLRPNEDKLTFSAVFELDENGKLYESWFGKTIIHSDRRFAYEDAQERIEGLESDYTAEVQLMNSIAKKLCAQRFKQGAISFETQEVKFKLDENGKPLGVYVKERKDAHKMIEEFMLLANRKVAEFVFKLKARKPRFTMVYRVHEAPDPDRLQTFALFAKKFGHHLDLANPKKISTELNDLSMEVMGRPEQNVLQTLAVRTMSKAIYTTEPLGHFGLAFEHYSHFTSPIRRYPDMMAHRLLEHYLEGGKNVDVEPVEEECKHSSEREKVAASAERASIKYKQVEFMSEVIGETFTGVVSGLTERGMYVEIEENKCEGMVRLSEIPGDHFELDRDNYRIVGQRTKRIIQFGDELQVIVKSANLLDRTIDFELVDNRPDAVKQRELQERRENSKPRGYRPERSSGGRPGGDKGKRRR; the protein is encoded by the coding sequence ATGAAAAGAAAAGACGACTCCGCCGCCCCCCGCGCCAACCGCGCGAAGGCAGCCCCCGGCAGCCCTGATGCTGCCCTCATTTCCCAGGACCTGGTCTTCCGCATCTTCCGCGACAACCCCGAGAAGGTGCTGGCCTACCGCCAGATTTCCCGCCGCCTGGGCGTCACCACCCGCGAGCAGCGCGACGAAGTATTCAGCCACCTCAAGGCGCTGAAGAAAGCCGGCCTGCTGACGCTGGTGCAGAACGACGAATACCGCCTCACCGACCCAGCCAACGCGCCCGCCGCTGTGGACGCGGGCAGTGGCCGCAGCTCGCGCAAAAACGAGGCGGTCCCCGCCCGCCGCAGTGCCCGCTCGCCCGAGGCCGAGTTCGGCCAGGACCCCGTGGTGCACCGCCGCCGCGAGGCCGGCTTCGACTTCCCTGACGCAGCCAGCACCACCGATTCGCGCCGCCGCCACGCCTCCCACGCCGACACCATTGTGGGCACCGTGGCGCTGGCCACCGACAAGTTTGCCTTCGTGATTTCCGAGGAAAGTGAAAGCGACGTGCGCGTGTTCACGGACCGCCTGCGCTTTGCCATGCAGGGCGACACGGTGCGCCTGCGCCTGCGCGGCTCCCGCGACGGCCGCCCCGTCGGCGACGTGGTGGAAGTGCTCAAGCGGGTGCGCCCCGAGGTGGTGGGCCGCCTGCAGGTGCGCGGCGGCATCGGCTTCGTGAAGCCCGACAACCGCAAGATGTACTTCGACGTGTTCGTGCCCTTCGAGAACCTGCACGGCGCCGTGGATGGCGAGAAGGTGCTGGTGCGCGTCACGGAGTTTCCGGAGGATGACGCTGGCCGCTCGCCGCTGGGCGAGGTGGTGCGCAGCTTCGGCCAGGCCGGCGCCAATGAGGCCGAGATAAACGCCATCATGGCTGAGTTCGGCTTGCCGTTTGAATTCCCGGCCGAAGTGGAGGAGGAGTCGGAGTCGATTTCCGAAATCATCCCGGCTTCGGAAGTGGAGCGCCGCCGCGACTTCCGCCACATCACCACCTTCACCATCGACCCCGCCGACGCCAAGGACTTCGACGATGCCCTGAGCATTCAGAAGCTCGACAACGGCCACTGGGAAATCGGCGTGCACATCGCCGACGTGACCCACTACGTGCGCCCCGGCACGGCGCTGGAAGAGGAAGCCAAGCACCGCGCCACCTCGGTGTACCTCGTCGACCGCGTGATTCCGATGCTGCCGGAGCGCCTCTCCAACGGCCTCTGCTCGCTGCGCCCCAACGAGGACAAACTGACTTTCTCGGCCGTGTTTGAGCTCGACGAAAACGGCAAGCTCTACGAGTCGTGGTTCGGCAAAACCATCATTCACTCCGACCGCCGCTTCGCTTACGAAGATGCCCAGGAACGCATCGAAGGACTGGAGTCGGACTACACGGCCGAGGTGCAGCTCATGAACAGCATCGCCAAGAAGCTGTGCGCGCAACGCTTCAAGCAGGGCGCCATCAGCTTCGAGACGCAGGAAGTGAAGTTCAAGCTCGACGAGAACGGCAAGCCGCTGGGCGTGTATGTGAAGGAGCGCAAGGACGCGCACAAGATGATCGAGGAGTTCATGCTGCTGGCCAACCGCAAGGTGGCCGAGTTCGTGTTCAAGCTCAAGGCCCGCAAGCCGCGCTTCACGATGGTGTACCGCGTGCACGAAGCCCCCGACCCGGACCGCCTGCAGACCTTCGCGCTGTTCGCCAAGAAATTTGGCCACCACCTCGACCTGGCCAACCCCAAAAAGATCAGCACCGAGCTTAACGACCTTTCGATGGAGGTGATGGGCCGGCCCGAGCAGAACGTGCTGCAGACCCTGGCTGTGCGCACCATGAGCAAGGCCATCTATACCACCGAGCCGCTGGGCCACTTTGGCCTGGCCTTCGAGCACTACTCGCACTTCACCTCGCCCATCCGTCGCTACCCCGACATGATGGCCCACCGCCTGCTGGAGCACTACCTGGAGGGCGGCAAGAACGTGGACGTGGAGCCTGTGGAAGAAGAGTGCAAGCACTCCTCAGAGCGCGAGAAAGTGGCGGCCTCCGCCGAGCGCGCCAGCATCAAGTACAAGCAGGTGGAGTTCATGTCCGAGGTTATCGGCGAGACGTTCACCGGCGTGGTGTCGGGCCTCACGGAGCGCGGCATGTACGTGGAAATCGAGGAGAACAAGTGCGAAGGCATGGTGCGCCTGAGCGAGATTCCCGGCGACCATTTCGAGCTGGACCGCGACAACTACCGCATCGTGGGCCAGCGCACCAAGCGCATTATCCAGTTCGGCGACGAGCTGCAGGTTATCGTGAAATCGGCCAACCTGCTCGACCGCACCATCGACTTCGAGCTGGTGGACAACCGCCCCGACGCCGTGAAGCAGCGCGAGCTGCAGGAGCGTCGCGAGAACAGCAAGCCCCGCGGCTACCGCCCCGAGCGCAGCAGCGGCGGCCGGCCCGGCGGCGACAAAGGCAAGCGCCGCCGGTAG
- a CDS encoding polyprenyl synthetase family protein: MDLTALSNKLTAALAELHYGEQPTALYEPIRYIMALGGKRIRPLLTLLGAQLYTDALDVALKPALAVEVFHNFTLLHDDIMDQAPLRRGQPTVHEKWNPNVAILSGDVMLVRAYELLFDMPPALLAPMLRRFSQTAAEVCEGQQWDMNFETETEVSIDQYVDMIRLKTAVLLGFALELGARLGGASEDDAEHLRLFGEGIGIAFQLRDDLLDVYGDAATFGKRVGGDILSDKKTFLLLTAQTQANDAQRAQLARHIGQPIPDADAKVQAVRALYDELDIRPQTEARINHYFEDALQHLDRVSVPAPRKEPLRHLALQLLERES; the protein is encoded by the coding sequence GTGGACCTTACTGCCCTCTCCAACAAACTCACGGCGGCTCTGGCCGAGCTGCACTACGGCGAACAGCCCACGGCCCTCTACGAGCCCATCCGCTACATCATGGCCCTTGGCGGCAAGCGCATCCGGCCGCTGCTCACGCTGCTGGGCGCCCAACTCTACACCGATGCTCTGGACGTGGCCCTGAAGCCCGCTCTGGCCGTGGAGGTATTCCACAACTTCACCCTGCTCCACGACGACATCATGGACCAGGCCCCGCTGCGCCGCGGCCAGCCTACGGTGCACGAAAAGTGGAACCCCAACGTGGCCATCCTGAGCGGCGACGTGATGCTGGTGCGGGCCTACGAGCTGCTGTTTGATATGCCGCCCGCCCTGCTGGCCCCCATGCTGCGCCGCTTCTCCCAGACGGCTGCCGAGGTGTGCGAAGGCCAGCAGTGGGACATGAACTTCGAAACGGAAACCGAGGTCAGCATCGACCAGTACGTGGACATGATCCGGCTGAAGACGGCCGTGCTGCTGGGCTTCGCGCTGGAGCTGGGTGCCCGGCTCGGCGGCGCTTCCGAGGATGATGCCGAGCACCTGCGCCTGTTCGGCGAAGGCATCGGCATAGCCTTCCAGCTCCGCGACGACCTGCTCGATGTGTACGGCGACGCCGCCACCTTTGGTAAGCGTGTGGGCGGCGACATCCTTAGCGACAAGAAAACCTTCCTGCTGCTCACGGCCCAAACCCAGGCCAACGACGCGCAGCGTGCCCAGCTGGCCCGCCACATCGGCCAGCCCATCCCGGATGCCGACGCCAAAGTGCAGGCCGTGCGCGCCCTCTACGATGAGCTCGATATCCGCCCCCAGACCGAGGCCCGCATCAACCACTACTTCGAGGATGCCCTGCAACACCTGGACCGCGTGAGCGTGCCGGCGCCCCGCAAAGAGCCCCTGCGCCATCTGGCCCTGCAGCTGCTGGAGCGCGAAAGCTAA
- a CDS encoding rhomboid family intramembrane serine protease, with amino-acid sequence MSFLNPILILIALTAGISMYAWSNRALLDGWILSPYLMQQRQQWYRFLTSGFLHADLTHLLFNMFAFYSFSPIVLREYVAGYGVGAGIGFFLLLYLGGIILSSVPTFFRHRHNPGYHSLGASGGVSSVVFASVLLFPVAPGGGGIYIFPLPIPIQPFIFGLLYLAYSYYMSRRNADNINHDAHFYGALYGVVLTLALLPSSALDFWQQVQSYLSNVL; translated from the coding sequence ATGTCCTTCCTCAACCCTATTCTGATTCTGATAGCCCTCACGGCCGGCATTTCGATGTACGCGTGGTCGAACCGTGCGCTGCTCGATGGCTGGATCCTGAGCCCCTACCTGATGCAGCAGCGGCAGCAGTGGTACCGGTTCCTCACCTCCGGTTTCCTGCACGCCGACCTGACCCACCTGCTGTTTAACATGTTTGCCTTCTACTCCTTCAGCCCCATTGTGCTGCGCGAGTACGTGGCTGGCTACGGGGTGGGAGCGGGCATCGGGTTCTTCCTGCTGCTGTATCTGGGCGGGATTATCCTGTCGTCGGTGCCCACGTTTTTCCGCCACCGCCACAACCCCGGCTACCACAGCCTGGGCGCTTCGGGTGGCGTGTCGTCGGTGGTGTTTGCCAGCGTGCTGCTGTTTCCGGTGGCGCCCGGCGGCGGCGGCATCTACATCTTCCCACTCCCGATTCCCATTCAGCCGTTCATTTTCGGGCTGCTCTACCTGGCCTATTCCTACTACATGAGCCGCCGCAACGCCGACAACATCAACCACGACGCCCACTTTTATGGCGCTTTGTATGGCGTGGTGCTCACGCTGGCCCTGCTGCCTTCATCGGCGCTGGATTTTTGGCAACAAGTGCAGTCTTATTTAAGTAATGTATTGTAA